A genomic stretch from Strongyloides ratti genome assembly S_ratti_ED321, chromosome : 1 includes:
- a CDS encoding Protein giant, with the protein MDAILDFNRLKCEPLKANGISPNPPEGTKTPLSQVDLSTLTSLLNPQMNSNSLSSFNISDVNNLLNMNGIKYPLLPQYSQSLLSSSQNAAAQLLLSSSNNKLNIQSLLQEAILSGQPPVKKAALESGPSSPISTISSNSITSGSMMKSESVSPDHLIKAITPSPGSVSRKSSVSSTGSRPSRKPPAPIPDEKKDEAYYERRRKNNDAAKRSRDARRRKEEEIADRASFLEQENIQLKSQISLLKAENAKFQMLLFTQNANNNTQKALENFAKAVQEVKTGSE; encoded by the exons ATGGATGCTATTTTGGATTTTAATCGTCTTAAATGTGAACCTCTCAAAGCAAATGGAATTTCACCTAATCCACCAGAAGGTACAAAAACACCTCTATCACAGGTTGATCTTTCAACTCTTACCTCTCTTTTGAATCCACAAATGAATTCTAATTCATTATCAAGCTTTAATATATCAgatgttaataatttattaaatatgaatggaatt AAATATCCACTTCTTCCCCAATATAGTCAAAGTTTATTATCATCATCACAAAATGCTGCTGCTCaacttttattatcttcatcaaataataaattaaatattcaatcATTACTTCAGGAGGCTATTTTATCTGGTCAACCACCAGTAAAAAAAGCAGCCTTAGAATCAGGACCATCATCACCAATTTCAACGATTTCATCAAACTCTATTACATCTGGTAGTATGATGAAATCTGAATCAGTTTCACCAGATCATTTAATTAAAGCTATTACACCATCACCAGGTTCCGTTTCAAGAAAATCTTCGGTTTCATCAACAGGTTCTAGACCTTCAAGAAAACCTCCAGCACCAATACCTGATGAAAAAAAG gATGAAGCTTATTATGAGAGGAGAcgtaaaaataatgatgctGCTAAACGATCAAGAGATGCAAGAAGAAGAAAGGAAGAAGAAATTGCTGATCGTGCATCATTCCTTGAACAGGaaaatattcaattaaaaagTCAAATAAGTCTTTTAAAAGCAGAAAATGCTAAATTtcaaatgttattatttacacaaaatgcaaataataatacacaAAAAGCATTGGAAAATTTTGCTAAAGCTGTTCAAGAGGTTAAAACTGGAAgtgaataa
- a CDS encoding GPN-loop GTPase 2, with translation MYKKEKKKVATVRIVYVCGLRIQLFFMVLYGQLVIGAPGAGKSTYCSGLAEIFEALKRPYKIINLDPANDLLPFKADIDIGELITVEEAMKEKHLGPNGALIYCIKYLYANLEWLKKKFEVLDHYLIIDMPGQLELYATHDDVKNIVREMEKWGLRLCAVHLSDSLYATDPSKFVSVLCSALAIMVNLEMPQINVLSKVDLLKEDDEDLPYAWDFFERLPDLKYLADLLDNIGPLKKYGELNQKLCEIVQDYDLVCFQSLSVSSKEKMLNLIKQVDKANGFALLDVDDIRNYTFTSND, from the exons atgtataaaaaggaaaaaaaaaaagtagccACGGTTAGGATAGTTTATGTATGTGG TTTAAG AATTCAACTATTTTTTATGGTTTTATACGGGCAACTTGTCATTGGGGCACCTGGTGCTGGAAAATCAACCTACTGTAGTGGGTTAGCTGAGATATTTGAAGCATTAAAACGaccatataaaataattaacctTGATCCTGCTAATGATCTTTTACCTTTTAAGGCTGATATAGATATTGGTGAATTAATAACTGTTGAAGAAGCAATGAAAGAAAAGCATTTGGGACCAAATGGAGcattaatttattgtataaaatatttatatgcaAATTTAGAATggttaaagaaaaaatttgaGGTACTTGATCATTACTTAATTATTGATATGCCAGGACAACTAGAATTATACGCCACTCATGatgatgttaaaaatatagtgAGAGAAATGGAAAAATGGGGATTAAGATTATGTGCCGTACATTTAAGTGACAGTTTATATGCTACTGATCCAAGTAAATTTGTATCAGTTTTATGTTCTGCACTAGCAATTATGGTAAACTTAGAAATGCCACAAATTAATGTATTATCAAAAGTTGATTTGTTAAAAGAAGACGATGAAGATTTACCTTATGCATGGGATTTCTTTGAACGTCTACcagatttaaaatatttagctGACCTTCTTGAT aatATTGGACCATTAAAGAAATATGGAGAATTGAATCAAAAACTTTGTGAAATTGTTCAAGATTACGATCTTGTTTGTTTCCAGTCACTTTCTGTATCTTCTAAAGAAAAAATGCTTAACTTAATAAAACAGGTTGACAAAGCTAATGGATTCGCACTTTTGGATGTTGATGATATTAGAAATTATACATTTACCTCtaatgattaa
- a CDS encoding Protein ariadne-1, translating to MSDEYLSSDNDYDDMSDSSESSTSYIEHEPQSTNGHYKLLENKHLVSEMDKILEEVRSVTNLPKTYCRILLHQYKWDKQTLIEKYYEQESDTFFKKYNLINPTSLNKSIISPATRGTCNICCSEEVLTESICGHKYCNQCWLHYFKTKITDHCDHIISCQEYGCDIAVDDDMVIKIIGQSAPLICRYKKLITKSFVESNKNLKYCPNPECYYITKVISIEEEPINCRCGFVYCFKCGHEWHEPLHCDIFKRWLRKCSDDSETSNWLNVHTKECPKCASTIEKNGGCNHMICHRCKYEYCWVCLQEWGPHGNNWYSCNKYNEKRDSSNQTNVTQARAKLNRYLHYYQRYANHQQSLRLEGNLNNTVEEAMQLFQNEGMSWIEVQFLKTAVTILSNCRKTLMYSYAFAYYLERESSTESLSASLERLSEDTSMMREIKRKIQDKCRYVDRRRVVLLNHIKEGYEQKSWIFTSD from the exons ATGTCTGATGAATATTTATCAAGTGACAATGATTATGATGACATGTCTGATTCATCTGAGTCATCGACTTCGTACATCGAACATGAACCACAATCAACAAATGGTCACTATAAGTTGTTAGAAAATAAACATCTTGTTAGTGAGATGGACAAGATTCTAGAGGAAGTACGGAGTGTCACTAATTTACCAAAGACTTATTGTAGAATACTTCTTCATCAGTACAAATGGGATAAGCAAAcgttaattgaaaaatattatgagcAGGAGTCGGACACATTTTTTAAGAAGTACAATTTAATTAATCCAACATCCCtcaataaaagtattatttcaCCTGCAACAAGAGGTACATGTAATATTTGTTGTTCAGAAGAAGTGTTGACAGAATCTATTTGTGGTCATAAGTATTGTAATCAATGTTGGCTGCATTACTTTAAAACTAag attactGATCATTGTGATCATATAATTTCTTGTCAAGAGTATGGCTGTGATATTGCTGTTGATGATGATAtggttattaaaattatcgGTCAATCTGCACCGTTAATATGTCGTTATAAgaaattaataacaaaatcaTTTGTTGAAtcgaataaaaatttaaaatattgccCAAACCCAGAATGTTACTATATTACAAAAGTTATATCTATTGAGGAAGAACCAATTAATTGTAGGTGCGGGTTtgtttattgttttaaatgtGGACATGAATGGCATGAACCGTTACATtgtgatatttttaaaagatggCTCCGGAAATGTAGCGATGATAGTGAGACATCTAATTGGTTAAATGTTCATACAAAAGAATGCCCAAAATGCGCTTCaacaattgaaaaaaatggaGGTTGCAATCATATGATTTGCCATCGTTGCAAATACGAGTATTGTTGG gtTTGTCTACAAGAATGGGGTCCACATGGTAATAATTGGTATAGTTGTAATAAATACAATGAAAAAAGGGATTCCAGTAATCAGACAAATGTAACACAAGCTAGAGCAAAATTAAATAGGTATTTACATTACTACCAAAGATATGCTAATCACCAGCAAAGTTTGAGGCTGGAaggtaatttaaataatacagTTGAGGAAGCAATGCAATTGTTTCAAAATGAAGGTATGTCATGGATAGAAGTACAATTTCTTAAGACTGCTGTTACAATTTTAAGCAACTGCCGTAAAACATTAATGTATTCCTATGCTTTTGCATATTATCTAGAAAGAG AATCTTCGACAGAATCACTTAGTGCTTCTCTTGAAAGACTATCCGAGGATACAAGTATGATGAgagaaataaaaagaaaaatacaGGATAAATGTAGATATGTCGACCGAAGGAGagttgttttattaaatcatatTAAAGAAGGTTATGAACAAAAAAGTTGGATATTTACTTCTGATTAA
- a CDS encoding CUB domain and C-type lectin domain and C-type lectin-like domain and C-type lectin fold domain-containing protein, whose amino-acid sequence MFQNIIIKLFLINFIKIVYTSSSKCEDGYVIFENICYKKHNIVSVNRTDAATLCNDEESSFPIIHHFGTNEFLKSFAGNSFWIDLQCYNDSNCSWSDQSPYDFNNFQNYKANTLVGNYVYIQHNPSHTNFYGIWMSAEENFLAGSVICTKVANFHNQDCPPDYQYISIDNSNCYKYVNIQRNFSDSYNDCTSDTGNLVSIHSLKENLDIIEFVNKNQNEKSIWIGLTYNISQDVSQWIDNTNLTFTNYKQGFPSKYFGDVFEMLVVNDIDALGYWLNTNSENKLPYVCMMTADEVSNYWKNKFTTQKPIEVNTLSPEGQCPQNNFYQNNGTISSPAYPSFYGNDVSCDYYLIMTNHSLVQFKIIDLYIGEDDILQVYEGNYIKLLKEFTGFNNHDAIGEVISTSKEYSMVLSFKSSNKHLSMYRGFVGNFEMYDPTITTTNIPLTTLPSTIDQTNNTSCPNNIFTDASAQVESPGYPNPYGENLICYYIIKVSETKRIALNIIEHHFSLNGVELYVYNGQGETNDKILEITKDDNNNGTLMALSKSNVVTVVFYTTENPGIIGDKWLFWYRTF is encoded by the exons atgtttcaaaatattattattaaattgtttttaattaattttataaaaattgtttataccTCAAGTAGTAAGTGTGAAGATGGGTAtgtaatttttgaaaatatatgttataag aAACATAATATTGTTTCTGTTAATAGAACAGATGCTGCAACTTTGTGTAATGATGAAGAATCATCTTTTCCAATTATTCATCATTTTGGTACAAATGAATTTTTGAAATCATTTGCAGGTAACAGTTTTTGGATTGATTTACAATGTTATAATGATTCAAATTGTTCATGGAGTGACCAAAGTCCATAtgattttaacaattttcaaaattataaagcTAACACATTAGTTGgaaattatgtatatattcaACATAATCCAAGTCATACCAATTTTTATGGAATATGGATGTCGGCAGAGGAAAATTTTCTTGCCGGATCTGTTATATGTACGAAAGTTGCCAATTTTCATAATCAAGATTGTCCCCCTGATTATCAATACATTTCAATTGATAATTcaaattgttataaatatgttaatattCAAAGAAATTTTAGTGATTCATATAATGATTGTACTAGTGATACAGGAAATCTTGTATCTATACAttcattaaaagaaaatcttGATATTATAGAGTTTGTTAATAAGAATCAGAATGAAAAATCAATTTGGATTGGTTTAACTTATAATATTTCACAAGATGTATCACAATGGATTGATAATActaatttaacttttacaaattataaacaag gttttccaagtaaatattttggtGATGTTTTTGAAATGTTAGTTGTAAATGATATTGATGCACTTGGTTATTGGTTAAATACAAATTCAGAAAACAAACTACCATATGTTTGTATGATGACTG ctGATGAAGTATCTAATTAttggaaaaataaatttactacACAAAAACCAATTGAAGTAAATACACTCTCACCAGAAGGTCAATGTccacaaaataatttttatcaaaataatggaact atATCTTCTCCTGCTTATCCTAGTTTTTATGGTAATGATGTTAGTTgtgattattatttaattatgaCAAATCATTCTTTGGTccaatttaaaattattgatcTTTATATTGGTGAAGATGATATATTACAAGTTTATGAAGGTAAttacattaaattattaaaagaatttactGGTTTTAATAATCATGATGCAATTGGAGAAGTAATCTCAACTTCTAAAGAATATTCTATGGTACTTTCATTTAAATCTTCAAATAAACACCTTTCAATGTATAGAGGATTTGTAGGAAATTTTGAAATGTATGATCCTACAATAACAACTACTAATATTCCTTTAACAACTTTACCTAGTACCATTGATCAAACAAATAACACTTCTTGTcctaataatatatttactgATGCATCAGCTCAAGTTGAATCACCAGGATATCCTAATCCATATGGAGAAAATTTgatttgttattatattatcaaagTATCAGAAACAAAAAGAATTGCACTCAATATTATTGAACATCATTTTTCACTAAATGGTGTTGAGTTGTATGTTTATAATGGACAAGGTGAaacaaatgataaaattctTGAAATTACAAaagatgataataataatggaaCATTAATGGCTTTATCAAAATCTAATGTTGTTACTGTTGTCTTTTATACAACAGAAAATCCAGGAATCATAGGAGATAAATGGTTGTTTTGGTATagaacattttaa
- a CDS encoding Zinc finger, C2H2 domain and Zinc finger C2H2-type/integrase DNA-binding domain-containing protein yields the protein MTRRKQQKPEKVIDVMEEMFIEDSELINHPSSLPKLESIKNDFNSLDSLKYSSTILTMPKSQPSHDTFQSAYETLLRGIKEREINKKIANETNSLNKNKRKIRFIEDKFWALTNGANVNKEQEKKNGEFVVPTLSNIPSKVVNGIDKIDGDKAKVLDLRLTKDKNIETPPANKIARTDDKGNQDNGSFIYNTNNFVNGNLLGKLSSLVTNVGDTPNLSYFMNQSNGIGKAEDPTAIFTCLQCSEKFQTMQQLVKHMEKTLHYNQVYNPFRAMLEAGAFGMFPQFFGPQF from the exons ATGACTCGTAGAAAACAGCAAAAACCTGAAAAGGTAATAGATGTAATGGAAGAAATGTTTATAGAAGATTCAGAATTAATTAATCATCCCTCTTCATTACCTAAATTagaaagtattaaaaatgattttaattcattagattcattaaaatattcctCTACAATTTTAACAATGCCAAAAAGTCAACCATCTCATGACACATTCCAATCAGCATATGAAACATTGTTAAGAGGTATTAAAGAAAgagaaattaataaaaaaattgctaATGAAAcaaattcattaaataaaaataaacgaAAAATACGTTTTATTGAAG ataaattttgGGCTTTAACTAATGGAGCTAATGTTAATAAGGAACAAGAGAAAAAGAATGGAGAATTTGTTGTGCCAACACTAAGTAATATACCAAGTAAAGTTGTTAATGGAATAGATAAAATTGACGGTGATAAGGCAAAA GTTTTGGATTTAAGGCTtacaaaagataaaaatattgaaacaCCACCAGCTAATAAAATTGCTAGAACTGATGATAAAGGGAACCAGGATAACGgaagttttatttataatacaaataattttgtcAATGGTAATTTACTTGGAAAACTTTCATCTTTAGTTACAAATGTAGGTGATACCccaaatttatcatattttatgaATCAATCAAATGGAATAGGAAAAGCAGAAGATCCTACAGCAATATTTACATGTCTTCAATGTTCTGAAAAATTTCAAACTATGCAACAATTGGTTAAGCATATGGAAAAAACATTACACTATAATCAAGTTTATAATCCATTTag agcAATGTTAGAAGCAGGAGCATTTGGCATGTTTCCACAGTTTTTCGGGCCACAATTTTAA
- a CDS encoding Peptidase S59, nucleoporin domain and Gamma-secretase subunit Aph-1 family and Nuclear protein 96 domain and Nucleoporin FG repeat-containing protein gives MNIIYTSTILVISLSLLYTSRIFTVINIIAIVFGAFASFLTLLISAIVWKIGSIFSDNIYLYAILAIVFQEITRAVLYYIFLYGEEQILKLESKKNTIKEHSTPMYKNLLEISIATGIGMGLTYQVFSMFGRSAFGSSNNSSSPFGTNTGFGSNQNKSAFGSPSTSTSSSFFGQQNKPQSLFGSSNSAGLFGSPNTGGTAFGTGNTGNSIFGSNNPATKSGGIFGNSNTNTGSSIFGSNTNKPSGGLFSSGFGSTTATQAVVGSTVKFEPLTLSDLMLKNGKSESIQAKLMCLTAMKQYEAKSIEEIRVEDYLANRKGPQATSTTGFFGSTTSNTSGGLFGNTNNTQNTGIFGTSTTQKPSLFGSTTQNTNSAFGSTNQTTSGGLFGNNTNTTNTTGGGLFGSQPASTGLFGSSNTSAQPTFGSPSTTSGGLFGNKPASTGFGTSTNTGTSLFGTPATSNTAFGTNTGTSTFGFGATATTQQSNTGFSFGNTTTATNAGSSIFGSKPTGTTSGFGTFGSTGTGFSSTTAAPNSNSIFGNTTANKPLFGSTSTSTTTGGGLFGQTPAQTTSLFGSTQPTQPTTGFGNQQMPSTTPQAAVSTQVVHQPIIIGSDVNQTAIQHALIDAQIAASPYGCSPLLKLSYDKKENKGKDDIQVTSPFSKQRQMKFLASKTVDPAGTISLAPVNKALAAPSNHKLSNSGVGGLQYKSFYSPKSGNDSLIYKDKSFSRVNPLANASSVSSTGELNMSVNSANVSSIANHSLLNKFSNSKNLSMKQVDPGLMQTLLKSTPGRGKNPENGYETPNTKNVGVVKRAPLSHSTPHEKNKINESEKADSEDASIISNKNNISADAGNSSLSVSENEPPAGIQVSSGHYYLRPAIEEMRKLVENGKVQLKKGLLISRQGYGSVYWPGPFELSNIVIDDVVVFKRREVTVYPDDENKPPLGEGLNRPAEISLECVWPVDPDTKEYIQDVERLEELNFRDRLERISLKNDSIFLDYKPSTGTWTFKVKHFSKYGFDDADENEAPIDSTVVIQQKQTLKRDNKIAVTPLGRSVNDVSMEDISSIQMATDCSSLYCDVDGNDDFQFMNNEHSFIDFQNPDLKNISYSRGGCDILKKKMKMDDLFNMSASLITGNTPFVDKRLEKSLIISLPISKKVVELKERKSICKIPFFVADSSLNLKMFENIHIDLNVFNIKKCSSSLNNNFIFMRKNNFDIEPINIVSEITLEKQCKLSSKLLDVDRCFTETESLMESDSNDRTEVMNTIKLLMEYIEVLNDNKSIINEEEISIYKFFISFFSPDNTTENLKLEGILNWVADEAIALNGCDTSENTGYKVIFEYICVGNVEKACEEAIKMNDFELASSLANHGMNDDLQCQSKIILDLWDMSNNNANQDEYLFKIYMILGNVYEHKLNNNKVIRWDSGLHWKVAFGIALLFMSSHKNTIKEVVNEFLKNTSCQIEKDDIIMSIIKLCCGLEDNSTSVAKALLTFSNYEDYRLCWHIMNVLVSLMSDKVDGTTMNTIHLYYAEQLFHSACYNDAFFVLEHLSNNDLKKIHVENYKRRMSNHLSTI, from the exons atgaatatcATATATACTTCTACTATTTTGGTAATATCATTGTCACTTTTGTATACCTCACGTATATTTACAGTAATTAACATAATTGCTATTGTTTTTGGAGCATTTGCATCTTTTTTAACACTTTTAATATCTGCAATTGTATGGAAAATTGGATCAATTTTTTcagataatatatatttatacgcAATATTAGCAATTGTTTTTCAAGAAATTACAAGAGCTGTACTAtactatatttttctttatggtgaagaacaaatattaaaattagaatCAAAAAAGAATACTATTAAAGAACATTCAACACCaatgtataaaaatcttttagaAATTAGTATTGCTACTGGAATTGGAATGGGATTAACATATCAAGT attttcAATGTTTGGCCGATCTGCTTTTGGATCTTCCAATAATTCTTCAAGCCCTTTTGGGACTAATACAg gATTTGGAAGTAACCAAAATAAGTCTGCTTTTGGTTCACCTAGTACTAGTACATCCTCATCGTTTTTTGGACAACAGAATAAACCTCAGTCGTTATTTGGATCATCAAATTCTGCCGGTCTTTTTGGTTCTCCAAATACAGGAGGAACTGCGTTTGGAACAGGAAACACTGGAAATTCAATTTTTGGTTCTAATAATCCAGCAACGAAAAGCGGAGGGATTTTTGGTAATTCAAATACTAACACTGGTTCTTCTATTTTTGGATCAAACACTAACAAACCTTCTGGTGGTCTTTTTTCAAGTGGCTTTGGTTCAACAACAGCAACTCAAGCTGTTGTTGGTTCAACAGTTAAATTCGAACCATTAACGTTATCAGATTTGATGttaaaaaatggaaaaagTGAAAGTATACAGGCTAAATTAATGTGCCTTACTGCAATGAAGCAATATGAAGCAAAATCTATTGAAGAAATTCGTGTTGAAGATTATTTAGCAAATCGTAAAGGTCCACAAGCAACTTCAACAACTGGTTTCTTCGGTTCAACAACATCAAATACCAGTGGTGGACTTTTTGGTAATACGAATAATACTCAAAATACAGGAATTTTTGGCACTTCAACAACACAAAAACCAAGTTTGTTTGGTTCAACGACGCAAAATACTAATTCTGCTTTTGGAAGCACCAATCAAACTACTAGTGGAGGATTATTTggaaataatacaaatacaACGAATACTACAGGAGGAGGTCTTTTTGGATCGCAGCCAGCATCTACAGGACTTTTTGGTTCTTCGAATACCTCAGCACAACCTACATTTGGATCACCAAGTACAACCAGTGGAGGGTTATTTGGTAACAAACCAGCTTCTACAGGGTTTGGTACATCAACAAATACTGGGACATCTTTGTTTGGAACTCCAGCTACTAGTAATACTGCATTTGGAACTAATACTGGAACATCAACTTTTGGTTTTGGAGCCACAGCAACTACTCAACAATCAAATACAGGATTTTCTTTTGGAAATACAACTACAGCAACAAATGCTGGGTCATCAATTTTTGGTTCAAAGCCTACTGGAACAACAAGTGGTTTTGGAACTTTTGGTAGTACAGGAACTGGATTTAGTTCTACAACAGCTGCACCAAATTCTAATAGTATATTTGGTAATACAACAGCAAATAAACCTTTATTCGGATCTACATCAACTAGTACAACAACTGGCGGAGGTTTGTTTGGTCAAACACCTGCACAGACTACAAGTTTATTTGGTTCTACTCAACCAACTCAACCTACTACTGGGTTTGGAAACCAACAAATGCCAAGTACAACCCCACAAGCAGCAGTTTCAACTCAAGTTGTACATCAGCCAATAATTATTGGTAGTGATGTTAATCAAACTGCAATTCAACATGCTTTAATTGATGCACAAATAGCTGCTAGCCCTTATGGATGTTCCCCACTATTAAAACTAtcatatgataaaaaagaaaataaaggTAAAGATGATATTCAAGTTACTTCTCCATTTTCTAAACAACGACAAATGAAATTCTTAGCAAGCAAAACTGTTGATCCTGCTGGAACTATTAGTTTAGCTCCTGTAAACAAGGCTTTAGCTGCTCCATCAAATCATAAATTAAGTAATTCAGGTGTAGGTGGATtacaatataaaagtttttattcaCCAAAAAGTGGAAATGACTCTTTAATATACAAAGATAAATCTTTCAGTCGAGTTAATCCATTGGCAAATGCATCTTCAGTATCAAGCACAGGTGAATTAAATATGTCAGTGAATAGTGCTAATGTATCATCAATTGCAAATCATTcattattaaacaaattttcaaattctaaaaatttaagcATGAAACAAGTAGATCCAGGTCTTATGCAAACACTTTTAAAATCTACACCAGGACGAGGAAAAAATCCTGAAAATGGTTATGAAACTCCtaatacaaaaaatgttGGAGTTGTCAAAAGGGCACCATTATCTCACAGTACACCtcatgaaaaaaataaaattaacgaAAGTGAAAAAGCTGATAGTGAGGATGCTTCTATTATaagtaacaaaaataatatatcagCTGATGCTGGGAACAGTTCTTTAAGTGTTTCTGAAAATGAACCTCCTGCTGGTATCCAAGTATCTTCTGGACATTATTATCTTAGACCAGCTATTGAGGAAATGAGGAAGCTTGTTGAAAATGGAAAAGTTCAATTGAAAAAAGGTCTGCTTATTTCTCGTCAAGGTTATGGTAGTGTTTATTGGCCTGGTCCTTTTGAACTttcaaatattgttattgATGATGTTGTTGTTTTTAAACGTAGAGAAGTCACTGTTTATCCAGATGACGAAAATAAACCTCCACTTGGTGAAGGTCTTAATCGACCGGCTGAAATTTCTCTTGAGTGTGTTTGGCCTGTTGATCCAGATACAAAAGAATATATTCAAGATGTTGAACGCTTAGAAGAATTAAACTTTAGGGATCGGTTAGAAAGGATTTCTCTTAAGAATGATTCAATTTTCTTAGACTATAAACCTTCAACTGGCACATGGACATTTAAGGTTAaacatttttctaaatatggATTTGATGATGCTGATGAGAACGAAGCTCCTATAGATTCTACAGTTGTTATTCAACAAAAACAAACATTGAAAAGGGATAACAAAATTGCGGTTACTCCATTGGGACGATCAGTAAACGATGTCAGTATGGAAGATATATCTTCTATTCAGATGGCTACAGATTGTAGTTCATTATATTGTGATGTTGATGGCAATGATGATTTTCAATTTATGAATAACGAACATAGTTTTATTGATTTTCAAAATcctgatttaaaaaatatatcatactCTAGAGGTGGTTGTGATATtcttaaaaagaaaatgaagatggatgatctttttaatatgagTGCTTCATTAATCACTGGAAATACTCCTTTTGTGGATAAGCGTCTTGAAAAAAGTCTTATTATATCGTTACctatttcaaaaaaagttgttgaattaaaagaaagaaaGTCTATTTGTAAAATTCCTTTTTTTGTTGCTGATAGTAGTTTGAATTTGAAAATGTTtgaaaatatacatattgaTCTTAATGtctttaacattaaaaaatgttcatcatctttaaataataattttatttttatgagaaaaaataattttgacaTTGAACCAATAAATATAGTTTCAGAGATTACCCTTGAAAAACAATGTAAATTATCAAGTAAATTATTGGATGTTGACAGATGTTTTACTGAAACTGAATCATTAATGGAATCTGATAGTAATGATAGAACTGAAGTTATGAATactataaaacttttaatggAATATATAGAAGtattaaatgataacaaaTCTATTATAAATGAAGAAGAAATTAGTATATACAAGTTTttcatttcatttttttctcCAGACAATACAacagaaaatttaaaactagAAGGAATTTTGAATTGGGTTGCAGATGAAGCAATTGCACTCAATGGTTGTGATACATCAGAAAATACAGGATACAAGGTAATTTTTGAATACATATGTGTAGGAAATGTTGAAAAAGCTTGTGAAGAGGCAATTAAAATGAATGATTTTGAATTAGCATCTTCTCTTGCAAACCATGGAATGAATGATGATTTACAATGCCAAAGCAAAATAATCCTTGATTTATGGGATATGTCCAATAATAACGCTAATCAAGAtgaatatttgtttaaaatttacatgaTTCTTGGAAATGTTTATGAAcacaaattaaataataacaaagtAATCAGATGGGATTCGGGACTTCATTGGAAGGTTGCTTTTGGAATAGCCTTACTTTTTATGTCCTCAcataaaaatactattaaaGAGGTTGtcaatgaatttttaaaaaatacatcATGTCAAATTGAGAAAGACGACATTATAATGTCCATAATCAAACTATGCTGTGGCTTAGAAGATAATAGCACTTCTGTGGCTAAAGCacttttaacattttcaaaTTACGAGGATTATCGTTTATG cTGGCATATTATGAATGTTTTGGTATCTCTAATGAGTGACAAAGTTGATGGTACAACTATGAATACAATTCATCTTTACTATGCAGAACAACTTTTTCACTCTGCTTGTTACAATGATGCTTTCTTTGTTTTAGAACATTTGTCTAATAATGACTT aaagAAGATTCATgttgaaaattataaacgCAGAATGTCTAACCATTTATcaacaatttaa